The segment TCATCGGACTTGTCATTATGCGTTTCGCTGCACAAATGTTTGTAAAATTATTAAACGATTACCCATCACTCGAAACAACGGCATTTTTAATTGTTGGATGGGTAGGGGTTAAACTTGCAGTACTTGCATTAGGTCACGAAAAATTAGCAATTATTGATCCAAGCTTCCCACACTCTACTACTTGGAAAGTCATTTTCTGGGTTGTATTGCTTGGCTTAGCAATTGGCGGATATGTTGTTAGTATGGTTAAACATAAAAAAGCAAAATAACTAAATTTTTATAAAGGGCGAAAATGTTGTTCATTCAGCATTTTCGTTTTTTTAATGTATAAACAGGAATATTTTTTAACATAAATCCAATACTTAATAGGTATGTTCTTTTCTTTACTCCAACTATTTATTATACTAGGAGAAAAAGTTTCGATTGAAAAGGAGGCGATTTGAGTGCCTTTAAAAAAGCTCGTTTCAGGGAAGATTACGCCTTTCCAAATATTGCTTACATATTACTCCATTGCTATTTTTATTTCATTTTTACTATTGCGTATCCCAGGAGTGCATTTAGAAGGAGTAGACGTTTCCTATTTGGATAGTTTGTTTACAGCGGTTAGCGCAGTTAGTGTAACAGGATTAACGACTGTAACGGTTGCAGAAACATATAGTAACCTCGGATTGGCAATGATTCTCCTTATTTTACAATTTGGAGCAATCGGTATTATGTCGATTGGTACATTTGTTTGGTTGCTTGTCGGGAAAAAAATTGGGATGCGTGAGCGCCAATTAATTATGATTGACCATAATCAATATAATCTTTCTGGGGTAGTTGGATTAATTAAACAAATTGCGAAACTCATACTGCTCATTGAAGTGATTGGTGCGATTATATTATCAGTGCATTTTAAACATTATTTTGATACATGGGAAGAAGCGATTATTAATGGGGTTTTTGCTTCCATCTCCGCTACGACAAATGGAGGATTTGATATTACTGGGATGAGCTTACAACCATTCCACCTTGATTATTTCGTACAATTTGTGACGATGATTTTAATCTTTTTAGGGGCGATTGGGTTCCCTGTATTGATTGAAGTTAAAACGTTTTTATTGAAAAAGAATCCTGCTTTTCGCTTTAGCT is part of the Solibacillus sp. FSL K6-1523 genome and harbors:
- a CDS encoding TrkH family potassium uptake protein is translated as MPLKKLVSGKITPFQILLTYYSIAIFISFLLLRIPGVHLEGVDVSYLDSLFTAVSAVSVTGLTTVTVAETYSNLGLAMILLILQFGAIGIMSIGTFVWLLVGKKIGMRERQLIMIDHNQYNLSGVVGLIKQIAKLILLIEVIGAIILSVHFKHYFDTWEEAIINGVFASISATTNGGFDITGMSLQPFHLDYFVQFVTMILIFLGAIGFPVLIEVKTFLLKKNPAFRFSLFTKITTVTYAALFAVGTVVILILESFQSFKGMVWHEALFSAMYHSVSTRSAGLTTYDVRTFSEATDLFMSVLMFIGASPSSVGGGIRTTTFAIVILFLITYSRGHSTIQIFKREIHLIDVSRSFAVLIFALLMVLTATMTLLITEQHATMTEIIFEITSAFGTCGMSLGITGDLSTFGKVIIMVLMFIGRVGLISFLYSLGGKSNKKNYHYPKERVIIG